A genomic region of Micromonospora sp. NBC_01796 contains the following coding sequences:
- the glmM gene encoding phosphoglucosamine mutase, whose product MGRLFGTDGVRGRANADLTPELALAVAVAAAHTLAESDLSHRPLAVVGRDTRASGEMLEAAVVAGLASAGANVVRVGVLPTPAVAYLVAETKADLGVMLSASHNPMPDNGIKLFAAGGNKLPDEVELKIEAAIEANDSSDWHRPTGADVGRVHDLLDGADHYIQHLVGSVSHRLEGIKVVVDCANGAASDLAPVAYREAGAEVVAIHAEPDGININDDCGSNHLARLQAAVVEHGAHLGIAHDGDADRCVAVTADGEEVDGDQILGILALAMRDAGTLTADTVVATVMSNLGLRIAMSREGIRLIETKVGDRYVLEELRASGLALGGEQSGHVVLPEYATTGDGLLTALQVMSRMAATGRSLADLASVVVKLPQVLINVPVGDRTVGAGAPAVLGAAERAEAELGETGRVLLRPSGTEPLVRVMVEAATQEIAQTVAERIAAEVRLASPIA is encoded by the coding sequence ATGGGCCGGTTGTTCGGCACGGATGGCGTACGTGGACGTGCGAACGCCGACCTGACCCCCGAGTTGGCGCTCGCGGTCGCCGTCGCGGCCGCGCACACCCTGGCCGAGTCCGACCTCAGCCACCGGCCGCTGGCCGTGGTGGGGCGGGACACCCGGGCCAGCGGCGAGATGCTGGAGGCGGCCGTGGTGGCCGGCCTGGCCAGTGCCGGCGCGAATGTCGTACGGGTCGGCGTGCTGCCCACCCCGGCGGTGGCGTACCTGGTCGCCGAGACCAAGGCGGACCTGGGCGTGATGCTCTCCGCGTCGCACAACCCGATGCCCGACAACGGGATCAAGCTCTTCGCGGCCGGCGGTAACAAGCTCCCCGACGAGGTCGAGCTGAAGATCGAAGCGGCCATCGAGGCGAACGACTCGTCCGACTGGCACCGGCCCACCGGCGCCGACGTCGGCCGGGTGCACGACCTGCTGGACGGCGCCGACCACTACATCCAGCACCTCGTCGGGAGCGTCTCGCACCGGCTGGAGGGGATCAAGGTCGTGGTGGACTGCGCGAACGGGGCCGCCTCCGACCTGGCGCCGGTGGCGTACCGGGAGGCCGGTGCCGAGGTCGTCGCGATCCACGCCGAGCCGGACGGCATCAACATCAACGACGACTGCGGCTCGAACCACCTGGCCCGGCTCCAGGCCGCGGTGGTCGAGCACGGTGCGCACCTCGGCATCGCGCACGACGGCGACGCCGACCGCTGCGTGGCGGTGACCGCCGACGGCGAGGAGGTCGACGGCGACCAGATCCTGGGCATCCTCGCCCTGGCCATGCGCGACGCCGGCACGCTGACCGCGGACACCGTGGTCGCGACCGTGATGAGCAACCTCGGCCTGCGCATCGCCATGTCCCGCGAGGGCATCCGGCTGATCGAGACCAAGGTCGGCGACCGGTACGTGCTGGAGGAGTTGCGCGCCTCCGGGCTGGCCCTCGGCGGCGAACAGAGCGGGCACGTCGTGCTTCCCGAGTACGCCACCACGGGCGACGGCCTGCTCACCGCACTCCAGGTGATGTCCCGGATGGCGGCCACCGGACGCTCGCTGGCCGACCTCGCGTCGGTGGTGGTGAAGCTGCCGCAGGTGCTGATCAACGTGCCGGTCGGGGACCGGACCGTCGGCGCCGGTGCGCCCGCCGTACTGGGCGCGGCCGAGCGGGCCGAGGCCGAGTTGGGCGAGACCGGGCGGGTGCTGCTCCGGCCGTCGGGCACCGAACCGCTGGTCCGGGTGATGGTCGAGGCCGCCACCCAGGAGATCGCCCAGACGGTGGCCGAGCGGATCGCGGCCGAGGTACGCCTCGCCAGCCCGATCGCCTGA
- the rplM gene encoding 50S ribosomal protein L13, with amino-acid sequence MRTYSPKPGEIERQWHVIDAADVVLGRLATHAATLLRGKHKPTFAPHVDTGDFVVVVNAGKVALTGNKRQTKIAYRHSGYPGGLKQVRYEELLEKRPEQAIELAVKGMLPHNKLGRQLIKKLKVYPGAEHPHIAQAPVPFEIKQIAQ; translated from the coding sequence GTGCGTACGTACAGCCCGAAGCCGGGTGAGATCGAGCGTCAGTGGCACGTTATCGACGCCGCTGATGTCGTGCTGGGCCGTCTGGCCACCCACGCTGCCACGTTGCTGCGTGGCAAGCACAAGCCCACTTTCGCGCCGCACGTCGACACCGGTGACTTCGTCGTCGTTGTGAACGCGGGCAAGGTCGCGCTGACCGGTAACAAGCGTCAGACCAAGATCGCTTACCGCCACTCCGGCTACCCGGGCGGCCTCAAGCAGGTCCGCTACGAGGAGCTGCTGGAGAAGCGCCCCGAGCAGGCCATCGAGCTCGCCGTCAAGGGGATGCTCCCGCACAACAAGCTCGGCCGGCAGCTGATCAAGAAGCTGAAGGTCTACCCCGGTGCCGAGCACCCGCACATCGCGCAGGCGCCGGTGCCGTTCGAGATCAAGCAGATCGCGCAGTGA
- a CDS encoding pyridoxal phosphate-dependent aminotransferase: MTTTTARDPLVHRMRPFGTTIFTEMSALAARTGAVNLGQGFPDTDGPAEMLAAAAEALRGGQNQYPPMPGIPSLRAAVAEHQRRFWDLSYDPDGEVVITAGATEAIAAAILGLCETGDEVVCFEPYYDSYAASIALAGAVRRPVTLRPAADGRYNFDPAELRAAFGPRTRLVLLNSPHNPTGKVFTADELALVAELCQEYGAYAVTDEVYEHLVYTDASTPHIPLASLPGMAERTLRVSSAGKTFSCTGWKVGWASGPAPLVSAVLRVKQFLTFVNGAPLQPAVAVALALGDDYYDNFRTTHQVRRDQLTAGLTDAGFDVLSAEGTYFVTADITSLGGRDGVEFCRTLPERCGVVAIPSQVFYDNVEAGRRLVRFAFCKRPEVLAEAVERLRTLR, encoded by the coding sequence GTGACCACAACCACCGCCCGCGACCCGCTGGTGCACCGGATGCGACCGTTCGGCACGACCATCTTCACCGAGATGTCGGCGCTGGCGGCGCGCACCGGTGCGGTCAACCTCGGGCAGGGTTTCCCGGACACCGACGGCCCGGCCGAGATGCTCGCCGCCGCCGCCGAGGCGCTGCGCGGCGGGCAGAACCAGTACCCGCCGATGCCCGGCATCCCGTCCCTGCGAGCGGCGGTAGCCGAACACCAGCGCCGGTTCTGGGACCTGTCGTACGACCCGGATGGGGAGGTGGTGATCACCGCCGGCGCCACCGAGGCGATCGCGGCCGCCATCCTCGGGCTCTGCGAGACCGGTGACGAGGTGGTCTGCTTCGAGCCCTACTACGACTCGTACGCGGCCTCGATCGCGCTCGCCGGTGCGGTACGGCGGCCGGTCACGCTGCGCCCGGCGGCCGACGGGCGGTACAACTTCGACCCGGCCGAACTGCGCGCCGCGTTCGGGCCCCGGACCCGCCTGGTCCTGCTCAACTCCCCGCACAACCCGACCGGCAAGGTCTTCACCGCCGACGAACTGGCCCTGGTCGCCGAACTCTGCCAGGAGTACGGCGCCTACGCGGTCACCGACGAGGTGTACGAGCACCTCGTCTACACCGACGCCTCCACCCCGCACATCCCACTGGCCAGCCTGCCCGGCATGGCGGAACGGACGTTGCGGGTCTCCTCGGCCGGGAAGACGTTCTCCTGCACCGGTTGGAAGGTGGGCTGGGCGAGCGGCCCGGCACCGCTGGTCTCCGCGGTGCTACGGGTCAAGCAGTTCCTCACCTTCGTCAACGGCGCCCCGCTGCAACCGGCGGTCGCGGTGGCCCTCGCCCTGGGCGACGACTACTACGACAACTTCCGTACCACCCACCAGGTCCGGCGGGACCAGCTCACCGCCGGTCTCACCGACGCCGGATTCGACGTGCTGTCGGCGGAGGGGACCTACTTCGTCACCGCCGACATCACCTCGCTCGGCGGGCGGGACGGAGTGGAGTTCTGCCGTACGTTGCCCGAGCGGTGCGGTGTGGTGGCCATTCCGAGCCAGGTTTTCTACGACAACGTGGAGGCCGGGCGTCGACTGGTCAGGTTCGCCTTCTGCAAGCGTCCCGAGGTGCTGGCCGAGGCGGTCGAGCGGCTCCGTACGCTGCGCTGA
- the rpsI gene encoding 30S ribosomal protein S9 — translation MTDTIEAEPTPVVETETPAETETAAPAAPVARAPRGDRPIQTVGRRKEAIVRVRIVPGSGKITCNGRELEAYFPSKVHQQLIKEPLVTAEKTEQFDVIANLRGGGTTGQAGALRLGIARALIVNEPDDRPALKKAGFLTRDARVKESKKYGLKKARKAPQYSKR, via the coding sequence ATGACCGACACCATTGAGGCCGAGCCCACGCCGGTCGTCGAGACCGAGACCCCGGCCGAGACCGAGACCGCCGCTCCGGCCGCCCCGGTTGCCCGGGCCCCTCGCGGTGACCGGCCGATCCAGACCGTTGGCCGCCGCAAGGAGGCCATCGTCCGGGTTCGCATCGTCCCCGGCAGCGGCAAGATCACCTGCAACGGGCGCGAGCTCGAGGCGTACTTCCCGAGCAAGGTGCACCAGCAGCTCATCAAGGAGCCGCTGGTGACCGCCGAGAAGACCGAGCAGTTCGACGTGATCGCGAACCTCCGTGGCGGCGGCACCACCGGGCAGGCCGGCGCGCTGCGCCTCGGCATCGCCCGCGCGCTGATCGTCAACGAGCCCGACGACCGCCCGGCGCTCAAGAAGGCCGGCTTCCTCACCCGGGACGCCCGGGTCAAGGAAAGCAAGAAGTACGGCCTCAAGAAGGCCCGTAAGGCGCCTCAGTACTCGAAGCGCTGA
- a CDS encoding nitrate/nitrite transporter — MDDWRPEDPTFWRVTGAAVARRNLAFSVFSEHIGFSVWSLWSVLVLFLGPEYGIDPAGKFLLTAVPTALGAVLRLPYTFAVGVFGGRNWTVISAALLLLPTIPMTILIEPGVSYGTLMILACLAGVGGGNFASSMANINLFYPDRHKGWALGLNAGGGNLGVPAVQLVGLLVLATAGAAYPRLVPAVYLPLIVLAALLAARYMDNISPAATGRDGSAGTPSERGAMREVARDPHTWIMSFLYIGTFGSFIGFGFAFGQVLQVQFGDRFATPLDAAYLTFLGPLVGSLIRPLGGYLADRWGGARVTCWNFVLMALGAGGVLYASGRGSLPLYLVGFIALFVFSGIGNGSTYKMIPAIFRARARIDAGVLAEVSADAARRAVRLAGALIGIAGAVGAFGGVLVNIAFRQSFLTYRTADAAYVSFIVCYALCVVVTWAVYLRPSPRRLSGV; from the coding sequence ATCGACGACTGGCGGCCGGAGGACCCGACGTTCTGGCGGGTCACCGGCGCGGCCGTCGCCCGGCGCAACCTCGCCTTCTCCGTCTTCTCCGAGCACATCGGCTTCTCCGTCTGGAGTCTCTGGTCGGTGCTGGTGCTCTTCCTCGGCCCCGAGTACGGCATCGACCCGGCCGGCAAGTTCCTGCTCACCGCCGTACCGACGGCGCTCGGGGCGGTGCTGCGGCTGCCGTACACCTTCGCGGTCGGGGTCTTCGGGGGCAGGAACTGGACCGTGATCAGCGCCGCCCTGCTGCTCCTGCCGACCATCCCGATGACGATCCTGATCGAGCCGGGGGTCTCCTACGGCACACTCATGATCCTCGCCTGTCTGGCCGGGGTCGGCGGCGGCAACTTCGCCTCGTCGATGGCGAACATCAACCTGTTCTACCCCGACCGGCACAAGGGGTGGGCGCTCGGCCTGAACGCGGGTGGCGGCAATCTCGGCGTACCGGCGGTGCAGTTGGTCGGCCTGCTGGTCCTGGCGACAGCGGGTGCGGCGTACCCCCGGTTGGTCCCGGCGGTCTACTTGCCGCTGATCGTGCTGGCCGCGCTGCTCGCCGCGCGGTACATGGACAACATCTCGCCGGCGGCCACCGGACGCGACGGGTCGGCCGGTACGCCGAGCGAGCGGGGCGCGATGCGGGAGGTGGCCCGTGATCCGCACACCTGGATCATGTCCTTCCTCTATATCGGGACATTCGGCTCGTTCATCGGGTTCGGGTTCGCCTTCGGGCAGGTGCTCCAGGTGCAGTTCGGTGACCGGTTCGCCACCCCGCTGGACGCGGCGTACCTCACCTTCCTGGGGCCGCTGGTCGGTTCGCTGATCCGGCCGCTGGGCGGGTATCTCGCCGACCGGTGGGGTGGGGCGCGGGTGACCTGCTGGAACTTTGTGTTGATGGCGCTCGGCGCCGGTGGGGTGCTCTACGCCTCCGGGCGGGGTTCACTGCCGCTGTACCTGGTCGGCTTCATTGCCCTGTTCGTCTTCTCCGGCATCGGCAACGGCTCCACGTACAAGATGATCCCGGCGATCTTCCGGGCCCGGGCCCGGATCGATGCCGGTGTCCTGGCGGAGGTGTCGGCGGACGCGGCCCGGCGGGCGGTACGGCTGGCCGGTGCCCTGATCGGGATCGCCGGTGCGGTCGGCGCCTTCGGGGGAGTGCTGGTCAACATCGCCTTCCGGCAGTCGTTCCTGACCTACCGGACGGCCGATGCCGCCTATGTCAGTTTCATCGTCTGCTACGCGCTCTGCGTTGTCGTCACCTGGGCGGTCTACCTCCGGCCGTCGCCCCGGCGGCTGTCCGGGGTGTGA
- the glmS gene encoding glutamine--fructose-6-phosphate transaminase (isomerizing), protein MCGIVGYAGARPALSIVLDGLRRLEYRGYDSAGVAIVCDDELLTEKKAGKLANLEKTLAERVSADPDGCPTPKLGIGDGTTGIGHTRWATHGGPTDRNAHPHQSRDGRVAVIHNGIIENFAKLRAELEADGVEFESDTDTECAAHLLAAALADLRAAGEPDGPQLLAAAMRSVSQRLEGAFTLLAVDAAVPGAVVGARRNSPLVVGRGEGENYLASDVSAFIEHTREAVELGQDQVVLITAEGIEITNFDGTPAVGKDFHIDWDASAAEKGGYDYFMLKEIAEQPQAVADTLLGRLTENGEIMLDEVRLTDQDLRDVDKIFIVACGTAYHSGLVAKYAIEHWTRIPCEVELASEFRYRDPVLDRSTLVVAISQSGETMDTLMALRHAKEQKARVLAICNTNGSTIPRESDAVLYTHSGPEIAVASTKAFLTQLVACYLIGLHLAQVRGVKYADEVGAVVAQLQEMPGKLRDLLADIEPVRELARDLKSAPTVLFIGRHVGYPVALEGALKLKELAYMHAEGFAAGELKHGPIALIDQGTPVVCVVPSPAGRGMLHDKIVSNIQEVRARGARTIVIAEEGDTAVLPYADHLITVPRTPTLLAPLVTTVPLQVLACEIAAARGHDVDQPRNLAKSVTVE, encoded by the coding sequence ATGTGTGGAATCGTGGGCTACGCCGGCGCCCGGCCGGCGCTGAGCATCGTGTTGGACGGGCTGCGACGCCTGGAGTACCGAGGCTACGACTCGGCGGGAGTGGCGATCGTCTGCGATGACGAGCTGCTGACCGAGAAGAAGGCCGGCAAGCTGGCCAACCTGGAGAAGACCCTGGCCGAGCGGGTCAGCGCGGATCCGGACGGCTGCCCCACCCCGAAGCTCGGCATCGGCGACGGCACCACCGGCATCGGGCACACCCGTTGGGCGACCCACGGCGGGCCGACCGACCGCAACGCCCACCCGCACCAGTCCCGGGACGGCCGGGTCGCCGTCATCCACAACGGCATCATCGAGAACTTCGCCAAGCTCCGCGCCGAACTCGAAGCCGACGGGGTGGAGTTCGAGAGCGACACCGACACCGAGTGTGCCGCCCACCTGCTCGCCGCCGCCCTCGCGGACCTGCGCGCGGCCGGCGAGCCGGACGGCCCGCAGTTGCTCGCGGCGGCCATGCGCAGCGTCAGCCAGCGCCTGGAGGGTGCGTTCACGCTGCTCGCGGTCGACGCCGCGGTGCCCGGCGCGGTGGTCGGGGCCCGCCGCAACTCGCCGCTGGTGGTCGGCCGGGGCGAGGGGGAGAACTACCTGGCCAGCGACGTCTCCGCGTTCATCGAACACACCCGCGAGGCGGTCGAGCTGGGCCAGGACCAGGTCGTGCTGATCACGGCCGAGGGCATCGAGATCACCAACTTCGACGGTACGCCGGCCGTCGGCAAGGACTTCCACATCGACTGGGACGCCTCCGCCGCCGAGAAGGGCGGCTACGACTACTTCATGCTCAAGGAGATCGCCGAGCAGCCCCAGGCGGTCGCCGACACCCTGCTCGGCCGGCTGACCGAGAACGGCGAGATCATGCTGGACGAGGTCCGGCTGACCGACCAGGACCTGCGCGACGTCGACAAGATCTTCATCGTGGCGTGCGGTACGGCGTACCACTCCGGGCTGGTGGCGAAGTACGCGATCGAGCACTGGACCCGGATCCCCTGCGAGGTCGAGCTGGCCAGCGAGTTCCGCTACCGCGACCCGGTGCTCGACCGGTCGACGCTGGTGGTCGCGATCTCGCAGTCGGGCGAGACGATGGACACCCTGATGGCGCTCCGGCACGCCAAGGAGCAGAAGGCCCGGGTGCTGGCGATCTGCAACACCAACGGGTCCACCATCCCGCGCGAGTCCGACGCGGTCCTCTACACCCACAGCGGGCCGGAGATCGCGGTCGCCTCGACCAAGGCGTTCCTGACCCAGTTGGTGGCCTGCTACCTGATCGGCCTGCACCTGGCCCAGGTGCGCGGGGTGAAGTACGCCGACGAGGTCGGTGCCGTGGTGGCCCAGCTCCAGGAGATGCCGGGCAAACTGCGGGACCTGCTCGCCGACATCGAGCCCGTACGCGAGCTGGCCCGGGACCTGAAGTCGGCGCCGACCGTACTGTTCATCGGCCGGCACGTCGGATACCCGGTGGCCCTGGAGGGCGCGCTGAAGCTCAAGGAGCTGGCGTACATGCACGCCGAGGGGTTCGCCGCCGGTGAGCTCAAGCACGGCCCGATCGCCCTGATCGACCAGGGCACCCCGGTCGTCTGCGTGGTGCCGTCCCCGGCCGGCCGGGGCATGCTCCACGACAAGATCGTGTCGAACATCCAGGAGGTACGGGCCCGTGGCGCCCGGACCATCGTGATCGCCGAGGAGGGCGACACGGCGGTCCTGCCGTACGCCGACCACCTGATCACGGTGCCGCGTACGCCGACCCTGCTGGCACCGCTGGTCACCACTGTTCCGTTGCAGGTGCTCGCCTGCGAGATCGCCGCCGCCCGTGGGCACGACGTCGACCAGCCGCGCAACCTGGCCAAGTCGGTCACCGTCGAGTGA
- a CDS encoding MmpS family transport accessory protein, whose protein sequence is MSGYPHVDRTPSGYPATDPTVPGYPGADPGGAGYPPAYGYAPPAGYPPPPGYPPVHGPLPGYPADPSVSGYPPPAWAGTPAPVRGRANAGLVAVVVVLAVLLCGGAGVAVAGLVSWRGSAEPQAASTPPPSGQAGGPAVPESSPEPTTQPGRQVVYQVIGDGPAEVSYLEYPNMPRQIGATNLPWRVEFAMPDPGVVTVLAIRTGTGQGEITCKILVDGEEVITNSATGPYATATCAGLTMN, encoded by the coding sequence GTGTCCGGTTACCCGCATGTCGACCGCACGCCGTCCGGTTACCCGGCAACCGACCCGACCGTGCCCGGTTACCCCGGTGCTGATCCCGGCGGGGCCGGTTATCCGCCCGCGTACGGTTACGCACCGCCCGCCGGTTATCCACCGCCGCCCGGCTACCCGCCGGTCCACGGGCCGCTGCCCGGTTACCCGGCCGACCCCTCGGTGTCCGGGTATCCGCCACCTGCCTGGGCCGGCACACCCGCGCCCGTACGCGGTCGGGCCAACGCCGGTCTGGTGGCGGTGGTGGTCGTACTGGCGGTGCTGCTCTGCGGCGGTGCCGGCGTGGCCGTCGCCGGGCTGGTGAGCTGGCGCGGCTCGGCCGAACCACAGGCGGCTTCCACACCGCCGCCGAGCGGACAGGCGGGCGGGCCGGCGGTGCCGGAGTCGTCCCCCGAGCCGACCACCCAACCCGGCCGCCAGGTGGTCTACCAGGTGATCGGGGACGGTCCGGCCGAGGTCAGCTACCTCGAGTATCCGAACATGCCCCGGCAGATCGGCGCCACGAACCTGCCCTGGCGGGTGGAGTTCGCCATGCCCGATCCGGGCGTGGTGACCGTGCTGGCAATCCGGACCGGGACCGGCCAGGGAGAGATCACCTGCAAGATCCTGGTGGACGGCGAAGAGGTGATCACGAACTCGGCCACCGGGCCGTACGCGACCGCCACCTGCGCCGGCCTCACCATGAACTGA
- a CDS encoding class I SAM-dependent methyltransferase, with product MSVVHLFEAAAGTYDQARRRLVPCFDDFYGTAVEVSAPVLRTALAEGRTPEVLDLGAGTGLLSSLVGAAVPGARITLLDAAPAMLEIAARHLTAQGVPHAVEVADLADPLPTARYDAVVTALAVHHLDDAGKRALYQRIYDVLRSGGVFVNAEQVAGPTPELDRRYAEVWLAQITALGSDRAEIDAAHLRMAYDRPAPVAAQCAWLTEAGFTDVDCYFKSWRFAVFAGHRPPH from the coding sequence ATGAGCGTGGTGCACCTGTTCGAAGCCGCCGCCGGCACCTATGACCAGGCCAGACGCCGGCTCGTGCCGTGCTTCGACGACTTCTACGGCACCGCCGTCGAGGTGTCGGCGCCGGTGCTGCGTACCGCCCTCGCGGAGGGGCGTACACCGGAGGTTCTCGACCTCGGAGCCGGCACCGGACTGCTCTCGTCACTGGTCGGCGCGGCCGTGCCCGGTGCCCGGATCACCCTGCTCGACGCCGCACCGGCGATGCTGGAGATCGCCGCCCGGCACCTGACCGCCCAGGGGGTCCCGCACGCGGTCGAGGTGGCCGACCTGGCCGACCCGCTGCCCACCGCACGGTACGACGCGGTGGTCACCGCGCTCGCCGTCCACCACCTCGACGACGCCGGCAAACGCGCGCTGTACCAGCGGATATACGACGTCCTCCGGTCCGGTGGAGTGTTCGTCAACGCCGAACAGGTGGCCGGACCCACCCCCGAACTCGACCGGCGGTACGCCGAGGTCTGGCTGGCCCAGATCACCGCCCTCGGATCGGACCGGGCCGAGATCGACGCCGCACACCTTCGGATGGCCTACGACCGCCCCGCCCCCGTGGCCGCCCAGTGCGCCTGGCTCACCGAAGCCGGCTTCACCGACGTCGACTGCTACTTCAAATCCTGGCGCTTCGCCGTCTTCGCCGGCCACCGCCCGCCCCACTAA